From a region of the Tachypleus tridentatus isolate NWPU-2018 chromosome 1, ASM421037v1, whole genome shotgun sequence genome:
- the LOC143256577 gene encoding tubulin polyglutamylase complex subunit 2 isoform X1, translating to MNSEIDLLTLGFVKYLEKLPCICNVTVVEKEPVDKVTITSWEQRNACILPNDLKNFYLAIDGMQIRWSMKLKEEAVPVGMIEINSIGRLRRVTPKMASMHSDLPTLTDIENDSESSTLSERNLLGGQATKPKYRNKCKVFLLDSCQGNGKVCLVYPIKEDAVEPISTTVPTVWFLDRALEWHYLASTMTAYLRLSLVHLGLPHWQYALTPWGLPSKTKQLMSIFVPERLTVDILGRFEDHSSSPINGKYRPSDGARYKKV from the exons ATGAATTCAGAAATTGATTTGTTAACTTTGGGATTTGTCAAATATTTAG aaaaattACCTTGTATCTGTAATGTAACAGTAGTGGAAAAAGAGCCAGTTGATAAAGTAACAATAACTTCATGGGAACAG agGAATGCCTGTATTCTCCCCAATGATCTTAAGAATTTTTATTTGGCTATTGATGGTATGCAAATCAGGTGGAGTATGAAACTCAAag AAGAAGCTGTGCCAGTTGGGATGATAGAAATTAATTCCATAGGAAGATTAAGGCGTGTGACACCCAAAATGGCCAGCATGCATTCTGACCTTCCAACACTGACTGATATTGAAAATGATTCAGAATCAAGTACGTTATCTG aAAGAAACTTACTTGGAGGACAGGCAACAAAACccaaatatagaaacaagtgtaaagtATTCCTTCTAGACTCTTGTCAAGGAAATGGtaaagtttgtttggtttacCCAATAAAGGAag ATGCAGTTGAACCCATCTCTACAACTGTTCCAACTGTATGGTTTTTGGATAGAGCTCTAGAATGGCATTATCTAGCTTCAACAATGACAGCTTACCTACGACTATCTCTTGTTCATTTAGGACTACCTCACTGGCAGTATGCTCTCACACCATGGGGTTTACCATCCAAGACAAAG CAACTGATGTCTATATTTGTGCCAGAACGCCtgacagttgatattttgggaaGGTTTGAAGATCATTCATCTTCTCCTATCAATGGAAAGTATAGACCATCAGATGGAGCAAGATATAAAAAAGTTTAG
- the LOC143256577 gene encoding tubulin polyglutamylase complex subunit 2 isoform X3: MNSEIDLLTLGFVKYLEKLPCICNVTVVEKEPVDKVTITSWEQRNACILPNDLKNFYLAIDGMQIRWSMKLKEEAVPVGMIEINSIGRLRRVTPKMASMHSDLPTLTDIENDSESSTLSERNLLGGQATKPKYRNKCKVFLLDSCQGNGKVCLVYPIKEDAVEPISTTVPTVWFLDRALEWHYLASTMTAYLRLSLVHLGLPHWQYALTPWGLPSKTKVYLSN; encoded by the exons ATGAATTCAGAAATTGATTTGTTAACTTTGGGATTTGTCAAATATTTAG aaaaattACCTTGTATCTGTAATGTAACAGTAGTGGAAAAAGAGCCAGTTGATAAAGTAACAATAACTTCATGGGAACAG agGAATGCCTGTATTCTCCCCAATGATCTTAAGAATTTTTATTTGGCTATTGATGGTATGCAAATCAGGTGGAGTATGAAACTCAAag AAGAAGCTGTGCCAGTTGGGATGATAGAAATTAATTCCATAGGAAGATTAAGGCGTGTGACACCCAAAATGGCCAGCATGCATTCTGACCTTCCAACACTGACTGATATTGAAAATGATTCAGAATCAAGTACGTTATCTG aAAGAAACTTACTTGGAGGACAGGCAACAAAACccaaatatagaaacaagtgtaaagtATTCCTTCTAGACTCTTGTCAAGGAAATGGtaaagtttgtttggtttacCCAATAAAGGAag ATGCAGTTGAACCCATCTCTACAACTGTTCCAACTGTATGGTTTTTGGATAGAGCTCTAGAATGGCATTATCTAGCTTCAACAATGACAGCTTACCTACGACTATCTCTTGTTCATTTAGGACTACCTCACTGGCAGTATGCTCTCACACCATGGGGTTTACCATCCAAGACAAAGGTATATCTtag CAACTGA
- the LOC143256577 gene encoding tubulin polyglutamylase complex subunit 2 isoform X2, whose translation MNSEIDLLTLGFVKYLEKLPCICNVTVVEKEPVDKVTITSWEQRNACILPNDLKNFYLAIDGMQIRWSMKLKEEAVPVGMIEINSIGRLRRVTPKMASMHSDLPTLTDIENDSESSTLSERNLLGGQATKPKYRNKCKVFLLDSCQGNGKVCLVYPIKEDAVEPISTTVPTVWFLDRALEWHYLASTMTAYLRLSLVHLGLPHWQYALTPWGLPSKTKVYLSGQCTPLWKEKSAS comes from the exons ATGAATTCAGAAATTGATTTGTTAACTTTGGGATTTGTCAAATATTTAG aaaaattACCTTGTATCTGTAATGTAACAGTAGTGGAAAAAGAGCCAGTTGATAAAGTAACAATAACTTCATGGGAACAG agGAATGCCTGTATTCTCCCCAATGATCTTAAGAATTTTTATTTGGCTATTGATGGTATGCAAATCAGGTGGAGTATGAAACTCAAag AAGAAGCTGTGCCAGTTGGGATGATAGAAATTAATTCCATAGGAAGATTAAGGCGTGTGACACCCAAAATGGCCAGCATGCATTCTGACCTTCCAACACTGACTGATATTGAAAATGATTCAGAATCAAGTACGTTATCTG aAAGAAACTTACTTGGAGGACAGGCAACAAAACccaaatatagaaacaagtgtaaagtATTCCTTCTAGACTCTTGTCAAGGAAATGGtaaagtttgtttggtttacCCAATAAAGGAag ATGCAGTTGAACCCATCTCTACAACTGTTCCAACTGTATGGTTTTTGGATAGAGCTCTAGAATGGCATTATCTAGCTTCAACAATGACAGCTTACCTACGACTATCTCTTGTTCATTTAGGACTACCTCACTGGCAGTATGCTCTCACACCATGGGGTTTACCATCCAAGACAAAGGTATATCTtag TGGCCAGTGTACTCCCCTGTGGAAAGAAAAATCTGCCAGTTAA